One window of the Rhodospirillaceae bacterium genome contains the following:
- a CDS encoding sulfite exporter TauE/SafE family protein: MMQPFPELFGISVFAGLALWEVVLLLSIYSIAFFIKGAIGVGNVSMMVLFGAMILEPHHAVVLAAMTNFVVQMQFIPEANRDGNYSVIRTAIWPYLLGVFVGITLFDYLSATWLTIILGVSVGALVGLDMFGVMRHLFDRLNLKSAKSLFPYTSISGLIVGVTGAGGLLMLAFYVKQVLKVPRSIRGTMLLISVIVSVARVSGLSIAGFVDLKILTEVLICLPIGFVGGQLGQLFFKQLSDKNYHRILSGIMMFAAIILAVKGISQLI; the protein is encoded by the coding sequence ATTTCCGTATTCGCGGGATTGGCCCTATGGGAAGTTGTGCTGTTGCTGTCAATTTATTCGATCGCTTTCTTTATTAAGGGAGCCATCGGCGTCGGTAACGTATCGATGATGGTGCTGTTCGGTGCGATGATCCTGGAGCCTCATCATGCGGTCGTCTTGGCAGCAATGACCAATTTCGTCGTGCAGATGCAGTTCATTCCGGAGGCTAATAGAGACGGCAACTATAGCGTCATTCGTACCGCCATTTGGCCTTATCTTCTGGGCGTCTTTGTTGGAATTACACTATTTGATTATCTGAGTGCGACCTGGTTGACCATTATTCTAGGCGTTTCAGTCGGGGCATTGGTCGGTTTGGATATGTTTGGGGTAATGCGTCATTTGTTTGATAGACTTAATCTCAAGTCGGCTAAATCTCTGTTCCCGTATACAAGCATATCAGGATTGATTGTCGGCGTGACCGGCGCCGGTGGATTGTTGATGCTGGCGTTCTATGTGAAGCAAGTTCTAAAGGTGCCGCGATCAATAAGAGGAACTATGTTGTTGATCAGCGTTATTGTCTCGGTCGCACGTGTTAGTGGGCTGAGTATTGCAGGGTTTGTTGACCTTAAAATTCTTACAGAAGTTCTGATTTGTTTGCCGATCGGATTCGTAGGTGGACAGTTGGGGCAGCTCTTTTTCAAACAACTTTCTGATAAAAACTACCACCGAATTTTGAGTGGAATTATGATGTTTGCGGCAATTATCCTGGCGGTTAAGGGTATCTCACAACTTATTTAA